AAATAAGCATAAGACTTGTATTCATTTTTCAGAGATTTAGGAATAATAAATAATTTAAAAAATGGGGGTCAATTGTAATGAGAAAATTGTTATCTTTTGTTACAACTGGTATTTTAGCAGCTGGACTTTTGGCTGGATGTGGCAATGCAGCAAATAATACTGCTGACGGAGGCGGAAAGGAATCAGAAGTTAAGGCGAAAACTTTTAAGCTCGCCCATAACATGAGTGAAGACCATCCGGTTCACAAAGCCCTTGCTGATTTCGCCGAGAAGGTTGAAGAAAACTCTGATGGGCAAATGAAAGTTGAAATTTTTGCGAATGGTGTACTTGGAGCGGAAAAGGAAGTACTAGAGCAGCTGCAAGGCGGAGCTGTAGATATGACGAAAGTAAGTGCAGCAGCCCTAGAGAGCTTTGCTCCTGAATATGCTGTTTTCAGCCTCCCATATTTATTCGTCAGCAAGGATCATTTTTATAAATCTATGGAATCGGAAGCGGTTCAGAAGCTTTACGGTGCAAACAAGGATAAAGGATTTGTAGGTTTGACCTACTATGATTCCGGAGCAAGAAGCTTCTATACGAAAGATAAGGTTATAAAGACTCCGGATGATTTAAAAGGTTTAAAGATTCGTGTTCAGGATTCACCGACTGCAATAGATATGGTCAAGTTATTAGGTGGGAACGCAACGCCAATGGCGTACGGTGAGGTTTATACGGCACTGCAAGCGGGAGTTATCGATGGAGCGGAAAGCAATGAAACCGCATTAACAACTGGGAAGCACGGAGAAGTTGCGAAAGAGTTTTCTATTAATGAACATACAATGATTCCGGATATTCTTGTTATGAGTGCTACTACATGGAACAGCCTATCTGAAGAACAGCAGAAAATTCTAACTGATGCAGCGGCGTCCTCTACAGAATATCAAAAGGAACTGTGGAATAAAGCAATCGAAGAGGCAATAACAGAAGCGGAGTCCAAGATGGACGTGAAATTCACTGAGGTCGATAAAGAACCATTTATCGAGAAGGTTAAGCCTATGCATGAGGAGTACAGCAAGAAAGATCCTAACATCAAAGAAATCATGGATGCTATTGAAGCTCTAAAATAAAAGGGAGAAGGTCAAGCTCCGCCATGCTAGTCGTAATAATAGACGGCGGAAACATTTGCTTGGCCATTTCTATTTAATTTACGTGAAAAGGTTACCATGATTGTACAAGAACCAATGTGAAAGACAGTGATTTAAAAGAAGGAGTTTAGGTTATGAAAACAATACGAAGTTTCCTTAATAAGTTAATTATGTTTGTAGGGGGCGTATTTACCATCATCATGGTTTTCGGTGCAATCTGGCAGGTCTTTAGCCGATATGTTTTGGGGAATCCAAGCACGATTACTGAAGAGTTGCTTCGTTTCGGACTCATATGGACCACAATGTTGGGAGCAAGTTATGCTTTCGGTACAAACGAGCATTTGGCGATTACCGGAGTATTAGATAAATTAAAAGGTAAAAATCAAAAGGCCCTTAGAATGGTTAATGATTTGTTCATTATTGGCTTTGCCGGTGCAGTCATGATCAAAGGCGGGTTAAACATTGTAAATACGACCATGGCACAATTAACACCGATTCTGCAAATTCCGGTTGGAGTGATTTATTCCATCGTGCCTATTTCCGGAGTGATTATTATCATTTATCAACTATTAAATATGCCCGATTGGTTGAAAAAGAAAGAGGAAATTTTATAGAGATGAAAAGAGGAGTTTTTCATGGGTGCGATTGAAACAGGTTTAGTGATGGTAATAAGCTTTATTATTTTAATGGCAATGGGGGTTCCAATTTCTGTAGCCACCGGAATAGCATCTTTTATTGCTGCGATCATGATTGTACCGTTTGACGTTGCCATTTTTACGGCAGCTCAAAAAATGGTAACTGGAATCGACAGTTTTTCCCTTTTGGCCGTCATCTTTTTCATTTTGTCTGGAATTATTATGAATAACGGGGGAATCGCCCTGCGTCTTGTCAACCTTGCAAAGTTACTGGGCGGCAGTCTTCCTGGATCACTAGCTCATACTAATGTCGTAGGGAACATGCTGTTTGGATCGATTTCAGGTTCTGCAGTAGCGGCAGCGGCTGCCATCGGTGGTACTATGGCTCCGCTTCAGGAAAAAGAAGGGTATAACAAAGCATATTCTGCCGCTGTAAATATTGCCTCTTCCCCCACAGGTCTATTGATTCCTCCGAGCGGAGCATTTATTATTTACTCGATGGTCAGCGGAGGAACTTCGATTGCCGCATTATTTTTAGCAGGCTATGTACCGGGAATCCTAATGGGGCTAACGGTTATGGCGATTGCCTACTATATTGCTAAAAAAGAGAATTATCCAGTAGCAAAAAGACCGAGCTTTTCTGAGGGTTCCAAAGTTATTATTGACGCCATTCCAAGCTTACTACTCATCGTGATTGTTATCGGGGGAATCGTGGCAGGAGTCTTTACTGCAACGGAAGGTTCTGCGGTCGCTGTTTTATACTCTGTCATTCTATCTATTATTTATAAAACCTTAAAATGGTCCGATGTTCCCAAGATATTAGGTGAAACAGTTGTAATGACAGGGATTGTGCTATTCCTGGTCGCGGCTTCCTCAATCATGTCCTGGGTAATGGCGTTTAGCGGTATACCTGCTGCGATCAGTGAGGCTGTATTATCCATTTCAGATAAACCTATCGTTATTCTATTAATTATGAATGTCGTATTGCTTTTAGTCGGCACCGTAATGGATATTACACCGGCAATCCTGATTTTTACCCCCATCTTTTTACCAATTGTAACTCAAATAGGTATGGATCCTGTACATTTTGGAATTGTTTTAGTTTTTAACCTCTGCATTGGTATTGTGAGTCCGCCATCCGGAAGCAGTTTGTTTGTCGGATGCAGTGTTGGAGGGGTTAGCATAGAGGCAGTAACAAGACCGCTATTAATTTTCATGGCAGGTTTAATTGTTACGTTACTGCTCGTAACGTATATTCCAGCTATTACCTTGTTTGTTCCGAAACTATTTGGAGCCATGTAGTTCGCCCAGGTGACGTCGTTTTCAATAACTATTAACATAGTAATCAAGTTAATAATTTGTGATGGAGAAATGGAGACTCACACGGATTGACTGTAGTTTTATTCTGGTCCTTCTGTTGTGGTCTCTTTTTTTCGACATAAGCGTAAAAGGCTTACAAATTGATAGATAGATTGTGAGTGACAAGGTTGCTATTTTCAACAGAGGCTTCAAAGTATTCAATCAACTATTCCTTTAAATATTGATAACATGATCAATTAGTAAGTGATTTCAGTGAGGGGGGAATATATGAATCAGATTAGTTGTCTGTTAAATCACAATCCTATAAAAGCTTCTGGACTGGATAATTCTGAGCTCATTTATTATTACTCAGATGATCTTTTAGTTATAATCCAAACGGATAATATTGACTCTATCAAAACAGAATTAATTAACATTACAAATGATTTAGGCAAAGTAAACCAAAAAAACAATGCCAAGCAATATAGTATAGTAATAAATCAAATTTTGGATGAGATTGATAAACACATAAGTAATCCTGATTTATCATTAAAGTGGATGGCTCAAGAAATAATCTTTATGAATAAGGACTATTTAGGAAAGCAATTTAAAAAAGAAACCGGGCAAACCTTTACCGATTACTTAATGCAATATCGCATGAATAGGGCTATGGAACTTATCGCTAAAACTAACGATTTAAAGGTCTGCGATGTAGCAGAAAAAATAGGCTTTAAAAATAACCCTGCTTATTTTAGTAGGGCATTTAAGAAATTTACTGGTGTAACACCTTTAACTTATCAAAAAAAAATAGAAAGTGAAAACACCATAAAGGTAGAGTAAATAACTTTTTCCGGCAACATTCATTCCTTGGCAAGGTTGTATGGGTATCATAAAATTTTGTACATGAATTTTTTTGATATTTGGCACTTTTAAAATGTCCTAAGTGGCAAAATTGATGAAGTACCAGGGATTATTATTAAGGGCTACTATAAGGTAGCTCTTCTTTTTATATTTAAAAGAAGATTTATAAAAAAGTAAAACGGAAGTGGTTGGTTGAAATTATTATTAATTGGATGGTCATTTATATGTGGATAAATATTATAATAGACTTATTACAAAATTAACGTGCATAAAGGATAATCTATTATTGAAGTCTATACCGCGATCGTTAGCGATTCCCATTTCTATATAGGTTAAAAAAGATTTGTTTAAGAGGTGGAACATGAGTGTAATGTATGTTTTGGTCATTATTATTTTATTAATAGCAATTGTTTCAACACTGCTGCTCACAGGAAAAAGTGATGAAAATTATAGCAGTTCGACAAAAAGAAATACCACAAATTTAACATTAATTTATGTTGTGATTATTACCTTATCTTTAATTTCTCTTGGAGTGTATATTAGATTCTTCGCATAAAAAATATTGTTTTGTTTCCTATTTACTTAATAATTCGATAGGATATTTTTTTGTGTTTTTTCTGGTAGGAAATAACTTAAGAGTAAAAATGTGAAATAGAAAAATAATAAAAGTAAAAAAATAAAATCATAAGGACTGTAGTCAATGGACTGGAAACCTGATCGTAAAGCTAAAAAAGCTATCTATAAACAGCTTGCCGAATACATTGAAAATGGTATTGCAAATGGAACATTTCCGCCAGATAAACCATTACCATCAGAAAGATACTTAGCTAAGGAACTTAACGTAAATAGAAGTACAGTGGTTTCCGCCTATGATGAGTTAGAATCAAATGGGCTGATTCAACGAAATAGAGGAAGCGGGACAACCATAAGCAAGGATATCTGGGGGATTACGAAGAAGCGTATCCCGAGCTGGAACAGATACATTGAGGCGGGATCATTTTTACCAAATTTACCTGTTACCCAGAGAATCCGAAAAGAAGCAGTCGAACATAAACTCATTAATTTAGCCAGTGGAGAATTATCCGAAGATCTTTTTCCCTTAGATTCTTTAAGACAGATTACTGCTTCTAGATCGTTTATCGGAAGCCTGGGATATGACCATCCACAAGGTAACCTTATTCTTAGAGAGACAATTACAAAGCATGTAAAGCAATATCGAAGAATTGAATCTGATCCTTCTTCGATATTAGTTACATCTGGCGCCCAGCAGGCCTTACACCTAGTAGTACAGTGCCTGTTAAAGCCTGGAGATGCAGTTGCTTTAGAGGACCCATCCTATACTTACAATCTTCCGATTTTTAAATCAGCCGGAATACAACCATATTTTCTTTCGGTTAATAAGGATGGAATAAACCCAGATGAATTATTAACTTTACATAAAAAACATCGAATTAAAATGATATTCTTAAACCCTTCATTTCAAAATCCTACAGGGACCTTACTTCATGAAAAACAGAGGAAAGCGATTTTAGAAATATCCTCTGAACATGGGATTCCCGTAGTGGAGGACGATCCATATAGTCTAACTTCTTTTACGGGTGAAGAGGTTACAACATTAAAATCGATGGATATTCATGGAAACGTCTTATATATTAGCTCTTTATCAAAGATAGTTGCTTCAGGGTTAAGAATTGGTTGGATTATCGGACCAAAGCCAGTCATTGAAAGGCTATCCGACGCGAAACAACAAATTGACTTCGGGCATGCAAGCTTTACTCAATGGATTGCAAATGATTTTTTAGAATCGGAAAGTTTCCATTCACATATCAATAGTTTGGTGAAGGAGTTAGAAAAACGAAGGGATCAAATTATCACTAGCCTTAATTATTATTTAAAGGAACAAGTTGAATTTTCAATCCCTCAGGGAGGCATTCACTTATGGTGCCGGATAAAAAACGACTTTAACGAAATGCAATTACTGGAGGAATCCATAAAAAGGGGAGTTATTTATGTCCCTGGTTCCACCATGGGATCCAAAAAGGGGTTTGTGCGGTTTACATTCGCTAGGGAAGATGAGGAATCAATACATGAAGGAATTAAAAGGTTTGCAGAAGCTCTTAATTCTCTTTAACAATAATTCCTGCTTATAATTTTCTTTACCAAGAATCATGATTTAATCGTGGTTCTTTTTATTTTGAAATAATATGGATGGGTAAAAAAGTGTCTGATTGGATGGTTATAAGTTTCTAAAATCCCTTTATTATGAAGGAGTGGATTTATTACTGGGTCCACTTAAAAAGAAAAGTCATGGGCATGATGATTGGTGAAGTGTGTGAAAAGATTCACAATTTCTTATCACCAAAGTATGTGGGATTTTTATCCTTTTAGAATAAGATACAGAAGAACTTTTTGTACTAATTTACATCGGTATCATTATTTTAGAAACAAAGGGAGTAAGTCAAAATGTCTAATGCTGCAGAAACACTTGAGGGATGGTACTGCTTTAACGATTTTCGCAAAATAAATTGGAAGAGCTGGAGGTCCTTGAACGAGCATCAACGTCAAGAAATTCTTGAGGAAATAGTGGAATTGTGGGACGAATGGACCGATAACCAAGAGAAAGGGAAAGGCAGTCATGCCCTCTTTCAAATTGCAGGGCATAAAGCAGATATCATGCTTATGTTCCTCCGTCCGACCTTGGAAGAATTATTTCAGATTGAACTAGCTTTTAATAAAACAAAATTTGCTGAGTATACAGAACAATCTACATCGTATTTATCGGTAGTAGAACTTAGTAACTATCTTCCTAAGGGGGAAGATCCATATAGTAAACCGGAAATAAGAACACGATTGTTTCCAAAAATTCCTACCACCGACTATATTTGTTTTTATCCCATGAATAAACTTCGCAGCGGTAGTGATAATTGGTACATGTTATCAACCGAAGACCGAAATCAAATGATGCGAAGCCACAGCTTAATCGGAAGAAAGTACGCGGGGAAAGTAAAACAGATTATTTTAGGGTCGGTTGGATTTGATAATTATGAATGGGGCGTAGCTCTATTTGCAGAGGACCCTATCCAATTTAAAAAACTTATTTATGAAATGCGTTTTGATGAAGTTAGTGCGAGATTTGGAGAGTTTGGTTCGTTTTTTGTAGGAAAGTATGTGTCTAAACAACACTTTAATCATCTATTACGACTATGATTATGACTTCAATATGCAGATGAGAAAGGGTGTGTAAAAATTGGTGGACCAATTTGAAACTCCGTTATTTACAGCCTTAAAAAAACACGCAGAAAAGAATCCGATTCAATTTCATATCCCAGGACATAAAAAAGGAAATGGAATGGATCCTGATTTTAGAGAATTCATTGGCAAAAATGCTCTATCAATCGACTTAATCAATATAGGACCACTTGATGATTTACATCTTCCTAAAGGAATTATAAAACAGTCACAAGAGTTAGCTGCCGAAGCATTTGGTGCAGATTATACCTTCTTCTCTGTACAGGGTACTAGCGGGGCTATTATAGCTATGATTATGTCTGCTTGTGGACCTGGTGATAAAATACTGGTGCCTCGAAATGTTCATAAATCGATAATGAGTGCCATTGTTTTTTCAGGTGCTATTCCTATCTTTATTCATCCTGAAGTGGATTCCTATTTTGGTATCTCACATGGAATTACACCAGGTTCTATCGAACGAGCATTAGAGCTTCATCCTGATACCAAAGCAGTTCTTGTTATTAATCCAACCTATTATGGTGTGTCGGGTGATTTAAAAAGAATAGTAAAAATCGCTCATTCCAGGAATATTCCTGTACTTGTAGATGAAGCCCATGGAGCACATATTCATTTTCATAGGGAATTGCCTTTATCTGCTATGGAAGCAGGTGCGGATATGGCTGCAACAAGTGTTCATAAATTAGGAGGTTCTCTTACACAGAGTTCTATATTGAATTTGCAAGGGAAACTTGTTTCTCCAAAAAGGGTACAATCTGTCTTAAGTATGTTAACAACAACTTCGACTTCTTATTTACTACTTTCATCTTTAGATGTGGCAAGAAAATCACTGGCTACTGAAGGACAAGCGCTACTAGAGGACACGATTCGAAAAGCAGAAGAAACTCGCACGAAAATTAATGAAATTCCTCATCTCTATTGTATGGGCCGTGAAGTTTTGGAATCAAGCGCGGCAGAAGCGATGGATCCAACTAAGCTGCTAATCTCAGTAAAAGAGCTTGGTATTACAGGTTACGATGTGGAAAAATGGCTTCGTGCTCGATTTAATATTGAAGTGGAATTATCTGATCTCTACAACATTCTTTGTATCGTCACTCCTGGTGATACTGAGGAAGATTTATTAACATTTATTCAAGCCTTAACCGAACTATCCCAAGAATACAAAACACATGTGGACAAGAATGTAGACAGCTCGGTTTTGTTGCCTGAGATTCCTTTGTTAGTTTTGACACCGCGAGATGCTTTTTATGCTGATACAGAAGTGATTCCTTTTGAAGAGTCCGCAGGAAGAATCATTGCAGAATTTGTAATGGTTTATCCACCTGGAATTCCTATTTTTATACCGGGAGAAATTATCACTCAGGATAATCTAGTATATACAAGGATGAATGTTGAAGCCGGGCTTCCCGTTCAAGGTGCTGAGGATGTTGAACTAAAAAATATACGTGTCATTAAAGAACAGTTAGCAATTAAATAAAAAACTATGAGGTGGCGAATTAGATGAACTTAGCAAAATTAATCGATCATACATTACTTTCACCTGACACCAAAGAAAAAGATATCATTAATTTATGCCAAGAAGCAAAACAATATGGCTTTGCATCAGCAGTTGTAAATCCTGCATGGGTAAGCTTATCAGCAGAACTTTTGCGCGATTCGGATGTAAATGTCTGTACGGTTATAGGATTTCCTTTAGGTGCCAACACGCCCGAAACAAAGGCATTTGAAACCAAAAATGCGATTGAAAACGGAGCGGTAGAAGTAGATACAGTGATAAATATTGGGGCATTAAAAGACAAAAACGATGCACTAGTTGAGGAAGATATACGATCAGTTGTGGAGGCTGCAAAAGGAAAGGCTCTAGTAAAAGTTATTATTGAGTCATGTCTATTAACGAATGAAGAAAAAGTACGAGCATGCAAAATTTCTGTAAAAGCTGGAGCAGACTACGTCAAGACTTCAACAGGTTTTTCTTTGCATGGAGCAACTGTTGAAGATGTTGCGATGATGAGAAAAGCAGTTGGACCAAATGTTGGAGTTAAGGCTTCAGGGGGAGTTAAGAATATTGAAGATATGAAAGCAATGGTAGATGCTGGAGCAACAAGAATTGGGACCAGCTCTGCCATAAAAATACTAGGTTAGTTGAACAATTGGTTTAAAAATCTGCTTTCTTCGTTATATATATTAGGAAAAGGTGGGGATTCATTTGTTTTTTGCATATTTATTTGTAACAGTTTATATTGTTGGAAGTACGTGGGCGACTCAAGCAATAATAGAAGGTACCCGAAATGCCGATGAAGAATTTTTGAAGATTCATAATGTAAAATAAAAGATGAGAAGAAGCATATAAGCTTTTTTAATAACATAGTAGAAGAGTAATTTAATAGTTATTTAGAGTAATTTCTTAACAAGAAAACCGCTTAACTAGTTACCGATAGTCAAGCAGCTTTCTTTTTTTTTCGATGTTTATGCTTTATTTTATGGCGAGTTTCTTACTTTTTATCAATTCTGATTTAATATAGGGGGGAAAATTATGAAGAAAATGGTTAAGATTATTGTGTCGTTTTTCTTTGTTCTTCTGCTAACCAGCTGCGGAAAAGGAATAAAAGATCCTCTGAATTGGGAGCTACCCAACTTTTCGGCCACAACAGAAAAAGGAAAAAATATAAGTTTAAGAGATTTAAAGGGACAAGTCTGGGTTGCAGATTTTATCTTTACCAATTGTGCCACCGTTTGTCCACCTATGACCGCTAATATGACCAAACTGCAAGGGATGTTAATAGAAAAAGGATTAGATGTGGACATCGTCTCATTCAGCGTAGATCCAACCGTAGATACACCTAAGAAATTAAAGGAATATGTCATGAAATTTAATGGAGATATAACAAAATGGCATCTATTAACCGGATATTCACAAGAATTTATTGAAGAATATGCTATGAAGAATTTCAAAACCATTGTAAAAAAACCAGGCACAGATAACCAAGTCATCCATGGTACTTCTTTTTTTCTTATTGATCAAGATGGGAATGTGGTCAAAAGTTATGATGGAATTGATGTTCCTTATGACGATATGATTAAAGATATTAAAATTATTACTAAGTAATTAGATTCTGATGGGGTGGCGAAACTGTCGAAAATAATGTTTTCTTTTCGGGAAAGGATGGTTGAAAAAATAGATAATTGGATGGTTATTTTATCTAAAGTTTCTTTATTATAGATTAAAAGGTAATCTTAATGATTGCTTTCTTATTAAAGGTCTGTTCAGGAAGGAGTAGATTTGACAATTTTGATTACAGGGATAGGTAGGAGACCTAGCTAATTTTAGCTGCGAATTTGGGTATTAAGGAACAGTAAATAAGATAATTAAATGGTGGTATATATCTATGAAATCGTATCTTGCCTCTCGAATCGAACAAATAAGACCTTCTGGTATTCGTCGATTCTTTGATTTGGCTAATAATATGGAAGGAATAATCTCATTAGGAGTGGGTGAACCGGATTTTACCACACCTTGGTCTATATGCCATGCTTCCATCCAATCTATTGAACAGGGGTTTACTTCCTATACAGAAATAGAAGGTCAAATAGAACTACGTAAGGAAATATCATCCTATATGAGTAACCGTTTTAAAGTTTCCTACTCACCTACTACAGAAATAATTGTTACAGTAGGAGGTAGTCAAGCATTAGACAGTTCATTGAGGGCTATTATAAATCCTGGTGACGAAGTGATGATAGTAGAACCAAGCTATGTTGCTTATAAGGCGTTGGTTTCAATGGCTGGGGGGAATCCTATACCAATTGTTACTTCCTTTGAAGATGAGTTTAAACCTCATCCCGAACAAATTAAACAAGCGATTTCCCCAAGAACAAAGGCAATTATTCTTTGTTTTCCGAACAACCCTACAGGAAGTTTGTTGAACCAACAGGAATTAGAAGCAATAGCTGAAATTATCGTAGAACATGATTTGTTAGTTATTACTGATGAAATCTATGCTGAGTTGACATATGAAAAAGACACCTTTTACTCGATAGCCTCTATTAAGGGAATGAGAGACCGGACCATTCTTGTATCCGGATTTTCAAAAGCTTTTGCAATGACTGGATGGAGATTAGGTTTTATATGTGCTCCAGAATGGTTAACGCAACCGATATTAAAGGTCCTTCAACACACCATCATTAGTGCTTCAACTATAACTCAATATGGAGCAATTGAGGCGTTAAAAAATGGACAAGAATATATAGTTGAGATGAGAAATTCCTATCGTAAACGTAGAAATTTTATAGTAAAACAACTGAATGAAATAGGTTTACATTGTCATTTGCCAGAAGGGGCTTTCTACGTATTTCCATCGATTCGCCAAACTGGGCAAACGTCAGAACAGTTTGCGGAAAAACTTTTAATTCGATATAAGGTAGCCGTTGTACCCGGAAATGCATTCGGTGATAGTGGAGAAGGGTATATTCGATGCTCCTATGCAACTTCGATAGAAAAACTGCAAGTGGCGATGGAAAGAATAAAAAAATTTGTAGGGGATGTAAAATAAGGACCTAAACCGAATTAAGAAAATTATTTGTAATAAATCCTAATAAATAGTTGTGTATTCAAAAATATGTTTTATAAAGGTAGGGGAAGAATTATGGCTAATGACAAATTAGATCAATTAAGAACAAGAGTTGACGAATTAAACTTGGAGGTATTGAGGCTCATTAATGAAAGGGCACGACTAGTTCAGAAAATCGGGCAGATTAAAGAGAATCAGGGGGTATTCCGTTACGATCCTGTCCGTGAAAGAACAATGCTCGATACCATTAAAGAAAATAATGATGGACCATTCGACAATTCAACAATCGATCATATTTTTAAGGAAATTTTTAAAGCTAGTTTAGATTTACAAAAAGATGATCATAAGAAAGTATTACTTGTTTCACGTAAGAAAAAGCCTGAAGACACGATTGTTACATTAAAAGGTGAAGAAATTGGGGACGGAAAGACTCACTTTGTCTTTGGACCATGTTCAGTTGAGTCATATGAACAAGTAGCATTAGTTGCAAAATCGATGAAAGAAAAAGGTCTAAGGCTTCTTCGCGGTGGAGCTTATAAGCCTAGGACTTCTCCATACGATTTCCAAGGATTAGGTGTAGAAGGATTAAAAATATTAAAACGTGTTGCTGATGAGTTTGATATGGCTGTTATTAGTGAAATTGTAAGTCCTGCAGATATTGAATTTGCATTAGATTATATTGATGTCATTCAAATTGGCGCTCGGAATATGCAAAACTTTGAACTATTAAAAGCAGCAGGCGCAGTTAAAAAGCCTGTTTTATTAAAGAGGGGGTTAGCTGCAACAATTGAAGAATTTATCAATGCTGCAGAGTACATTATGGCTCAAGGTAATGATAAAATCATCCTTTGTGAGAGAGGCATTAGAACTTACGAAAAAGCTACAAGAAATACGCTTGATATTTCCGCCGTTCCTATTTTAAAACAAGAAACACATTTACCGGTTATGGTAGATGTTACTCACTCAACAGGTAGAAGAGATTTACTTCTTCCAACAGCTAAGGCTGCGATTGCAATTGGAGCAGATGGGGTGATGGCTGAAGTTCATCCGGATCCTGCTGTTGCCCTATCAGATTCCCAACAGCAAATGGATCTTGATCAATTTAATAAATTCTATAATGAATTACTTGCATCTAACTTACTCATGGTATAGGAATGTTAACAATTTTTATTTTTATTAACAATGAAGAAACGCAAAGCTCTTTGTTTTTGCGTTTTTTTTTTTGTTTATGGAAGCCTGTTTGTTTCCTGATATTTTATAGTTGAATGAGGCTAATATGCTTGTCTGTATTGTACGGTTAATCAATAAAATTGGATGACTAAAATAGTATGGATTTGGATGGTTTCATCTTTGGTCTTTCTATTATTATAGGAATAGGAGGAATCGAAGTATGGCTATATTTTATTTATTTGACTTTCGCTCACTATGGAGCCCGTTTTTCGCCATGTATTTATGCTTGATATTTTTTCTTTATTACCTAATTACAGTGAAATATAGGAAATGTTTTAATCAGAGTGAACCTCTTTCAAAAAGTCAGGCGGCCTTTTTCGTAGGATTCATTCTCCTTTTGTACCTGATTAAAGGTTCGCCCATTGACTTGATGAGCCACATGATGCTGACGATGCACATGGTTCAAATGGCGTTCCTCTTATTAATTATACCAATTCTCTTTATTAAAGGGATACCTGACTGGTTATGGAAAACTGTGATAAACATCAAGTTGATAAAACCTTTGTTTTGTTTTTTTACTAAACCGTTGATCTCTATGCTTTTGTTTAATGTTTTATTTTCATTCTACCATATCCCGCTGATACTAGATTTTTCAAAAACGAATAATTTCTATCATGCTCTCATGCATACACTATTATTCTTTCTTGCCATTTTCCTGTTTTGGCCTGTACTAAATAATTTGAATGAATCCAAAGCAATGTCAGGAATTCTTAAGACAGGATATATTTTTGCAAATGGTGCACTAATGCTGCCAGCCTGTGCGCTAATAATCTTTGCAG
This genomic stretch from Neobacillus niacini harbors:
- the deoC gene encoding deoxyribose-phosphate aldolase, which translates into the protein MNLAKLIDHTLLSPDTKEKDIINLCQEAKQYGFASAVVNPAWVSLSAELLRDSDVNVCTVIGFPLGANTPETKAFETKNAIENGAVEVDTVINIGALKDKNDALVEEDIRSVVEAAKGKALVKVIIESCLLTNEEKVRACKISVKAGADYVKTSTGFSLHGATVEDVAMMRKAVGPNVGVKASGGVKNIEDMKAMVDAGATRIGTSSAIKILG
- a CDS encoding SCO family protein; translated protein: MVKIIVSFFFVLLLTSCGKGIKDPLNWELPNFSATTEKGKNISLRDLKGQVWVADFIFTNCATVCPPMTANMTKLQGMLIEKGLDVDIVSFSVDPTVDTPKKLKEYVMKFNGDITKWHLLTGYSQEFIEEYAMKNFKTIVKKPGTDNQVIHGTSFFLIDQDGNVVKSYDGIDVPYDDMIKDIKIITK
- a CDS encoding bifunctional 3-deoxy-7-phosphoheptulonate synthase/chorismate mutase, which gives rise to MANDKLDQLRTRVDELNLEVLRLINERARLVQKIGQIKENQGVFRYDPVRERTMLDTIKENNDGPFDNSTIDHIFKEIFKASLDLQKDDHKKVLLVSRKKKPEDTIVTLKGEEIGDGKTHFVFGPCSVESYEQVALVAKSMKEKGLRLLRGGAYKPRTSPYDFQGLGVEGLKILKRVADEFDMAVISEIVSPADIEFALDYIDVIQIGARNMQNFELLKAAGAVKKPVLLKRGLAATIEEFINAAEYIMAQGNDKIILCERGIRTYEKATRNTLDISAVPILKQETHLPVMVDVTHSTGRRDLLLPTAKAAIAIGADGVMAEVHPDPAVALSDSQQQMDLDQFNKFYNELLASNLLMV
- a CDS encoding aminotransferase, with amino-acid sequence MKSYLASRIEQIRPSGIRRFFDLANNMEGIISLGVGEPDFTTPWSICHASIQSIEQGFTSYTEIEGQIELRKEISSYMSNRFKVSYSPTTEIIVTVGGSQALDSSLRAIINPGDEVMIVEPSYVAYKALVSMAGGNPIPIVTSFEDEFKPHPEQIKQAISPRTKAIILCFPNNPTGSLLNQQELEAIAEIIVEHDLLVITDEIYAELTYEKDTFYSIASIKGMRDRTILVSGFSKAFAMTGWRLGFICAPEWLTQPILKVLQHTIISASTITQYGAIEALKNGQEYIVEMRNSYRKRRNFIVKQLNEIGLHCHLPEGAFYVFPSIRQTGQTSEQFAEKLLIRYKVAVVPGNAFGDSGEGYIRCSYATSIEKLQVAMERIKKFVGDVK
- a CDS encoding aminotransferase class I/II-fold pyridoxal phosphate-dependent enzyme — encoded protein: MDQFETPLFTALKKHAEKNPIQFHIPGHKKGNGMDPDFREFIGKNALSIDLINIGPLDDLHLPKGIIKQSQELAAEAFGADYTFFSVQGTSGAIIAMIMSACGPGDKILVPRNVHKSIMSAIVFSGAIPIFIHPEVDSYFGISHGITPGSIERALELHPDTKAVLVINPTYYGVSGDLKRIVKIAHSRNIPVLVDEAHGAHIHFHRELPLSAMEAGADMAATSVHKLGGSLTQSSILNLQGKLVSPKRVQSVLSMLTTTSTSYLLLSSLDVARKSLATEGQALLEDTIRKAEETRTKINEIPHLYCMGREVLESSAAEAMDPTKLLISVKELGITGYDVEKWLRARFNIEVELSDLYNILCIVTPGDTEEDLLTFIQALTELSQEYKTHVDKNVDSSVLLPEIPLLVLTPRDAFYADTEVIPFEESAGRIIAEFVMVYPPGIPIFIPGEIITQDNLVYTRMNVEAGLPVQGAEDVELKNIRVIKEQLAIK
- the ctaG gene encoding cytochrome c oxidase assembly factor CtaG; its protein translation is MAIFYLFDFRSLWSPFFAMYLCLIFFLYYLITVKYRKCFNQSEPLSKSQAAFFVGFILLLYLIKGSPIDLMSHMMLTMHMVQMAFLLLIIPILFIKGIPDWLWKTVINIKLIKPLFCFFTKPLISMLLFNVLFSFYHIPLILDFSKTNNFYHALMHTLLFFLAIFLFWPVLNNLNESKAMSGILKTGYIFANGALMLPACALIIFADKPIYQTYSNPETWFNALALCATPSSLSRLESAGPELLKIFNPLGPLHDQQLGGILMKTVQEIVYGVIIAIIFADWYRKDQKEALEEERKAYYLNK